ATATTACCTAAAATTAAGGCAAAGTGATTTATTTGTTACGATTTTAAACAATTTTTATCTTTATTAGTGACAATTATTAAATTTCATATCAAGGATAAAATGGAATCATTTTTGAAGAATAGAAGCGGCCATGATATATTACTTATGACAAAAGATCTGAAGAAGATATTTTTTTACATTATTATGATATTATATTGAAATGCCCAAGTTTGTTAGCCTTGGTTTACATTTAGTTATTAGTTgatgtattttttattttaaacaTCATCTCAATCAGGATAAGTATTTCTTAATAGATAAGTCTTTCACTGAGAATTTAATGTACTATTTTTTAGACTGCTTCAATCAATCTCCATAATCGAAGTCAACTTTGCAAAATTAATTTCAATCACATAACATAATTCTTCTACCTTAAATATATACTATAATCAATCTGTCAAAATAACACTCATCTTCACAAGTCATTTTCTTACTCACCATGAGTCATgaagagtcttttgtttgatcaCATCGAAAATCTCCAAAAGAACAGAACGACATAGCGACTGAAAGTTAGAGTGACACGAATTTGAGAGACTATATCACCTGAAAACAGTTCCATTAGAGGCTACAATCTTATTCTTCTGGATGATGATGTATATAATTCTTATTAATCTTGCTTTGAAACTAAATTTCCATGTACTTATCGCACATTAACTATATgcagtatattttatattataCGTATTAACCTTATTTCACATTGTAAAAAATAGAATTCTCATGTACACTACGTGTTTCCTAACAATTGGAAGGCGATTGGAAAAGATGTGGTTGAGGGTCATGTTTACAGATTTGAAAACTTTACCGTAAGGGATACTGTTGGCAAGCTCAAGCCTGTGTCAACTAATTTATGTATAAGGCTATTGAGCTCCACTATTATTCAATGTGTTGAGGATGATGGTATGATTCCACGTTATAAGTTTGAATTTATGGACTTGGGTGACCTAGAGGAACAAACGAAGCATTTGGGAGAGAACGAGAATCCTGAGTTTACCGCCGGTATGATTACATTTTTACCTACTTTtaagtgttacaagaatttttgTAATGTCAAGCACTGTGCGAATTTTATAACTGACCGATAATCCTTCAGTAAAAACCAATTTTTTTTTCAAACAATGActcagtttggttggttttactgctatggctcAGGCAAGCTGACTATTTGGAATAATGGAGTTCCAACTCgttatcctatcaacaacattccttctaatctctggattcaatttccaaaaatcattaaaaatgatttgttgaCTGTTCAAAAAGATCTTCATCTCCGTTCTCTTAGTCAGCAGGAgagaatcattcgtcttgctattttttttattgaagataggaagaagaattaattgctatcctcctgtttctcttcactgtcagctttgtcagtcttttagactaggactaaggctgttgatgttagggaTTCTAGACTAGGGCAATCTTGCAATTTTCTGCATgtaatataagtttcatgaaatgtattcgtttgatatattaatgaaattttactttattgcaagattttgCCTCTGAGTCATTTCATATTCTGATTACCCTTtacattctgataataatcaagttgtGCTGCTCACGTGGTAGTGTTTATTtgcttggtttatttttggttattcttaaatgggattattttatcagaataattgtttaaatgggattacttggttagtgggacggtttttctccttgaaaaactgtatgtgataagtaatgattactgaatacccgtgcccattaattatttttttactgctgcatgcctgacaggtgtccAAAGACCTTTCATATTCGTCTCAACGGTTATCttttaccatgtataagtaaaagagagaaaagattgtaaaatcttttattcacttttatactctatctctctctttttactcttATACTCTCACTATTTTCTGATGATTTATCACACAGGCATTTTCTCGAACACCTTTCAGACACTCAAATTTTTCATTGATTTCTCAATGGCACCTAAAGATATTATCTTCAATGGAgaaaagtttgttcctaataactatgctgccattctttCCACGCAAGAAGCTCCGTCAGAACTTCACTTTTTTCAGGACTTCTTAGCTAATAGTGAAATCGGATACGCTTTGACTCAACCATCAAGTTTTTCTGGATCACAAGTGCTGACATTCTGGAGAACAggggtttatgatgatggtggtaagcgtGGATCTCCTAGTATTGTCTTTACAGAAAATAAGGAGGATTATGTTGTTACTCCGATAGTGGTTCACAGGGCTCTCCATTTACCAGAAAATGTTCAATTTAGTGCTGCTGTTGAGGAACCACTGCTTCAGGAAATGATGGCTGATTTGGGCCATGAAGAAAGTTTAGCAAAAATGGGTCAACTCAAACGTGTACACATGCGCcgagaatggagctttttctttgactgcatcacaaaggcatttggtaacaaatgtacaaattttgatgccattccaatcttgtctcaacaaattgggtatgctcttctccatcagtctcattttgattttgctagAACTGTGCTATACTTTATTGTGACAGAATGAAAGAGGATAggaatattgtctattttgctagattctgtcaattaatttatagtcaCTGTATAGAAGATGAATCTATCTTAGCCAGTGACCTGTTAGAATCCTTTAAGCTAGCCAAAAAGGGTTTTACTGATTTACTAAATGTTGATAACAAAAAGGCAATTTTGAGACCTCTTAGAATTCCCTTAGTTGTCAAACAAGCCCTAGTAAATGCTGATGTTGCCAAATACTCTATAATTTATCCTGATGTCCCACAACCACAACATCAACCACaacctcaaccacaaccatcagatCCTACTCATATCCCTCCTCAAACACAAACATCAGAATATGCTCATTATCCATCAGCACATACTACAGTGCAACCTTATTCTGCTAGAGCAACAACATCAAGATCTAAGAAAGTtacacagcagaaaagaaggaggatcatcttgagagatgaatcagatgatgaggtacaggttcaacctACAGAACCTGTTGTTCTTGTAGCTGAGAAAGTCTCTTCTCAGCAAGATACAAAGACTGGGAGTTCTAGGTCCCTGAAAAGGCCTAGAACAATTAATTCTGATGATGCAGCTCCTATAGTCTCTTCAAAAGCAAAAAGTTTTAAAACATTAGCAAAAAGGCCtgcagattctggtaaaggaatggaagcagcagctaaggaagggggtcaggaatctctgatctcacaagaccctgttgaagcttataattctccaagtgctgatccagaccttcatgcaactcatcactctccatTTCATGAGCCAGAAATaactcatattcccacacctccagtatctccagtacatgatgataaccaggggccaagtgatgaaattgacatccataacttgaAAGTGCCTCATGTTTTgcatctggaagctccaccaactacACAACTTTCTCAGCACACTCCTCCAGCCACTCCAgtgctaaattctgatgatcatgGAGATGGATCTCCAATTGCATCTCATACAGTCATTTTATCAGCAGATGATGATAGTGAAAATTCTGCCACTTCTGCTTATCTTTTGCTCGTCCTCgagaaaaatcaaaaagaaaaatgCTAACTAAGAAAAATCCTATGCTCCTTTTCGTAGGCGTGACAGGAAATTTTAGGTTTACCAACCCGTTAAACTCATAGACGATCTCTATAAGAGGAGGGTTGTCTCCCAAGGGTTTACAGAAGATATGCCCATAAAATATGTGAAATTCTTTAGTAAGTGTCCAAACTCTATCAACAATAACATTCATCGGTGTCAACACAAGAATTCTTAGGAAAATACATGCCTTTAAGACTCTTCTAAAAGTAGCCCAGATGTAGGTATCAACAATCCACTTATATCGACTCTGAACGTTTACAAAAAATCCCAAGGTGTGTCGTGAAAATAGGTCTATGAAGAATCAATTGAGTAAGTACCTTTCCTCTTTTTTCAACCAATATTAAACAGACCCAATCTCTATCAAAACAAGTATCTAGCCAAAATTCacaattattttttttttcttttttttcttttcttttaactGACTTTGTAATGTCCGTTTTCTTAGGCTTTCTATGttacccatgtagcgagctttGGGCCAATGACTTCCAAACCAGATGGTCTTGGGGCACTAGGTTTTGAAATACCACTACAGACTTAATTACTCGAGTAACAAAGGCCACAAAACAGGACTAGTCAATTATACTACTTGTGCCCATCATCTcaatttttttctctttttttatttGTGAGGAATATTGGGTATTGAAGTAGTTTACTCAAGCATCTCTTTTTTTTTGCTTTTGTTTTTTTTTCCGCAAAAATTTGATTTGACATTGTTTCAACATGTGGGCTCTGTCTCAGATATCAAAAACTTCCCTAAACAATCTTTCCTACAAAGACCCTATACAAATGTGCCGTCTTGGACTCTTATGCAAAAATTCgtttgacacaagtttcatgaagaCAATCTTACTTAACTACGTTCAAATCATCTCAAGGCattatatatataagttttgAAAAACTGTTGACACCAATTAGTATTAAAGTACAAGAGTGGACTGGACAACTTAGCTACAATATCTCTGAATTCTTTggattttttttcatttttaaattttttttggattgtttttatatatataaaagtaCTACTAAACCCTTCCCCCATACCTAAATCATGCATTGTCCTCAATGAATGTAAATGAGAGAAAAATGACCAAGTACAAGGATGAGAACACCTGATCAGAGCATGACAGAGGAACACAATTACctataacacacacacacacatagtTACTCCCCCATACCTACTCTTTACTATGGGAGACGCATACCAGAACGTTTGTTAACCAATACCAGAGCGTGCGAAAAACTACCTTCGTAACACAATCAACACACATGTGAAACTCACTCATAAGATCAACATTATCCACTAGAGAGATAAGATCATGCATCAAAATAAAAATCATATTACTAACATCATCCATAGACCAATTAGACACTTCTTTATGTTGTTTAAGCAGATTAAtgacttgaaattcttgtttatgAACTTTGCTACTAGAAATAAGAACATCATGAGTTTCATTATTAACTACCAAGGATTGATTAAGAGTGGAAAATGATTGAATAGGATCAAGTGTGGGTGGCTCACCAACAGAAGTCTTAACAACGGTCTTAAGATCAAAATAACTATCCTCAAGTTGGGTTTCATGATTAGAACAAATGGCATTTAATTCCTCTAACATCTCATCACAAGTGAAATTCTTATACAACTCATGAAGTTATTTATTGCTCTCATACTCACACGAAACACCTTCCTCAAGAAGAGACTCAACTGCACTATCCTCATAATTCGACCAAGACACAACCTCATCTACCAAGTTAACTCCTATAGGTTGTTAAAAAAGCTCATTAGGTTGATTTACTACATTAAAGATATTCAGATCTATCGACATATTTCTAAATATGAGTTTCATCGAACTATTTCTACAGTTAATCAAAGCATTAGAGGTGGCAAAAAAGGGCCTTCCTAAAATGATGGGGATTTGatttttgagatttttgactgGCTCAGTTTCTAAAACAACGAAATCAACGGGGAAGACAAAATTACCAATCTTAATCAACACATCTTCAACTATACCCTTAAGATTTTTAATAGAACGGTCAGCTAATTGAAGAGTGATATTAGTATTTTTAAGTTCACCTAAACCCAAAGCTTGGTAGACAGATAATGGAAGAAGATTCACATTAGCTCCTAAATCGAGTAAAGCTTTATCAATGAAGGTATTACCTATGACAGAAGAAATGGTAGGACAACCAGGATCCTTGTACTTCACAGGGATTTGATTTGACAATATAGAACTAACATGAGAGGTTAGGAAAGCTTTCTTAGAAACATAAGTGGTTCTTTTATGAGTACACAAATCTTTTAGACACTTAGCATAAGAGGGAATTTGTTGAATTGCATCTAAAAGAGGAATGTTAATCTTGACTTGCTTAAAGACTTCTAAAATCTTATCTAACTGAGCAAATAGTTTTTTTGAGATAAGTCTTTGAGGAAACGGAGCTTTTGGCCTAAAGACTTTTTCACTAGATGCATCAGAGTGGGGTTTTGAAGGTGGTTCTTTGGATGGTGATGACTCATTAGATTCAGAATTTTCAGGATTTGAAGATTGTGGAAGACTAGGATTCAAGAGTATAGGATTTGGTTCAGATATTAGCTTATCTTCCTGATGAGTATTAACACCAACATGATTATTGAATTGATTTCCAGACCTTAGAGAGATGACAAAGTTCACATTTTCATGAGACTTTTGGTTTTGATGAAATTTAGGATTAACCTCGGGTTGACTAGGGAAATGATTTTTCTCTCTCTCACTGATTATATTTTCCAATTGACTAACTTGTACCTCTAGCCTAGATAGGGCTTGTGTGTTTGAATTTAGCAACTGCCTATCTTGGGTCATAGCTGGCATGAAAGATTGTTGAGATTTAAGTAAAGCCTCCATACTTTTTTCAATGGAATTCAATTTCTTATCAGATTCACTAAAACCAGGAGGGTTTAACAGGGCTAAGTTAGGATAATGACCAAGATTTTGAGGAGGATATGAATTGGGATTTTGAGCTGGGTATGGACCAGGATTGGGCTTTTGAAAAGTAGGTTGAGAATTTTGATTAAACTGATTGTATTGACCTTGGTTTCATGAGAAATTTGGGTGATTCTTCCAACCAGGATTGTATGTGGGTGCATATagatctgttagatatatttgagatgtcatgtctaatgtgtttcatttttagttttcagatcttaacaaattagaaatatcagtacttactgaaatcagaacttactggaagtcagaagttaaggatatcagtatttaattatcaggagataattatcagaagatggatatcagaacttaagtgcgggaggacgaacagttaaggaaaggctgattgaaaggagagaagatcaagactaaataaagaagagatatgcatggagaagatttctatggaaaatagaagacttggaaaagaagatatctaattgatatattttaggatacagaatcatattcaatatcaattagagattatcttgtaactgtgtagtatataaatacagacatagggtttacactatatgtgttatcataatcgaagttattatttattgtaaccctagcagctcttgtaataagttgttcatcactgagagaggacagttccatattataacagagtttattgtgttgaataaattctattttctgttacttgtgttcttatattcgatttgattgtgataaacactgtattcaaccccctttacagtgtgtgtgacctaacaggatCAATCCTAACTCTAGGTTGAAACATGGCATTGACTTGTTCAATTTCAGGGCAATTGTCTGTCACATGATTAGGAGAACTACAGTTTGCACAGATAGAAAAGTGAGAAGACACATTGTTAGTTTCTAAGGCCTCTAGACGTTTAGTGATTGTAGCTAACTTAGCTTCAGTTACAATAGAATTACCAACTACGTGTAAGCCCTTATATCTTTCAGGTTCCGGATTAGGTTCCCTAGTTGACTCCCACAATATTGTTTTTTCAGCTAACTCTTCAAAATATTGCCAAACTTCTTCCTCAGTTTTATCCATAAATTTACCTTGGCACATAGACTCTAACAAAGCAGTGGTTTGACTGTCTAAGGCTTCATAAAGAATTTTATAAAGTCTCCATTTTTCTATACCATGTTGAGGACACTTAGATAAAAGCTTTTTAAATCTATCAAAAATCTTCCAAAAAGACTCATTTCGATTTTGTTGAAATTGGTTAATTTCATTTCTAAGTCTGTTTGCCTTATGTTTTTTAAGAAAGATAGATACAAATCCATCCCACGTGGAAATATAATTAACGGGTAGACTATACAATAATTGTTTAGCCTCTTCTTTTAAAGCAAAGTTAATAAGTTTGAGCCTAATGGAGTCTGAGCTAAGTTGTTGGAGTTTTTGTAAAGTACATACTTCCTCAAATTCTCGAATGAAAAGATATGGATCTTCTCCCTCTACCCCAGAAAACTTAGTTAACATGCTAATGTGGTGATGTTTGATTTCAAAATTGTTCGCGGTTACTTCAGGTAGGACTATGCATGAGGGTTCAGCGGAATGAGCGGGATAACAACGGTCTTTAAGTGAGACATCAATGATTACAGGTGGAATTTCTACTTCTTCTTTTGACTCAATTTTAGTGGGTGAAGAGAAGTCAAGTTGCCTTACTACTTTAGGAGATGAAAGGTTAGAGTGTCTTATTAATCTAGATGAATGGTCTCGAACCCATTTACTTTGCATATAAGACAAGTAATCAAGTAGCAGACAAGAGCTATAAGTAAACACCCAAGAAAAATTggaaaatctaaaagaaaatctTAGATCTATGGGTAATCCTAAAAATAATCTAGACAGCTCCTAACTTTTGGAACACCAAAAAGTCTATAAATCTAGGTTTATACAAACCGATTGGCCAGGTAAGCGGGGGCACTTCCTTGTAAACAAAGCGCTAAATTAGAGAACCGCTAGCCTAGTCACCAATCCAAATTGGCCAGGTAAGTGATACACTTGCCTTGTCACCAAAAGTTCGAATAATTCCAAATTTACTTCCTCTTTTAGGTACCTTCCTAATTGAGCTCGAAATCCTAGTGGCCAACGTCTACTTAATTTTATTAAGGTAGGTGAACGCAAGATGAAGGAATTAGTGATTTATGGGCCATGGAAAGGGTGATGAAATCCCTCACCTTATCTTGTAATGGGGTGGCGCCCTTAAGATTGATTAGATGATGCAGAACACAAAGAACAAGATAATAAACACTTATGGATGCACTATACTACGTGTATTATTCTAAATTATACGTACCTCTTTTCTCCAGCAATCACCACAATTGTATAAGATGGAAAAcaataaatacataaataaaatCTAGATGATGTGATCCTATGTGAAAGAATGAATGATGCAACAAATTGGTTTTTAACAAATAACTAACTAATATTTTTGgatttttcaaatatttattttttttttagaTTTTTCAATAATAAAAGTGAGGAAAAAATAGAGAGGTGATATGGAATACCGAAAAGTactttcaaaaattccaaaagaGACGGTGATGCCTTCTAGCGATCTTCTTGTCCAAGCTTTCCTCCGCTTCACGATTCCCTAAAAAACaaagagaaaaataaaaaaaaactagtTCGAAGAATTAAATATCAAGGATTGAAAATTAACAATAGTCCCCagcagtggcgccaaaaacttgatgtgtAAAAATAACTCCAAGTGCACAGTGGTTAATTGTAGCAAATACAGGTTGATCCACAGAGActataaattttcaaaatccTAACAATTTAAATCAGGTGAACTAAACAATAATATTTGAGAGGAGTTTGAATTAACCTAATTAGCAAATAGATCAAATAATATGAAAAACCTAGGAATCCGAATCCGTTAATCAATCACAATTAAAATCAACTCGCCCTAAAATCAATTCTCTTTTCTTCACAAGTAAATTTTAATTAACGAGACAAGCATATACTATGAAACTTGTTATCTAACAATAACCCATCAAAACTTCATGGAGCAAGCATTGGCTATGAAAAATAAATCAGGTAACAACAATATATCAAAATTACTTTGTCAATTAAACAATTAAGTACCCAGAAAAATCATGAAAATCAAATAATAGGAACGAGAAGATATCAAAGCAAttaaattaacttcatcttcatcctaGGGAACAAATTTAGCTACACATGATAAAAATATGAACAAAACAAATAACTAATTGGGTGTATTGGCTGTGTTGGGTGTTGGGTGTTGGATTGTGTAAAATACAAGAGAGGCGACCCATATATATAGGGAAAATATGAGGGTTTGGGTCTTGGAATACAAGTAGGATTCTTAAATtatttccttcttcttctccaataAGTATTCTATTTATCTTCCAATTCATTTAGCTTCTAGAATAGTCCACCTCCTTGCTTTTTTGCACTttttccaactcaaattctgattttatttattttcctacaaaacaaggtaaaacaatttatttattaataaaattatgaaaacgGACATAAAATAGGTATTATTAATATGCAATAATATGAACCTATCACTTTGTGTTGCAGCATGCCTAATGCTTAGACATTCCAGTGAACCCAAGCTGCTACAAAGTTAACGAGTTTGCTCAAGAATAAAACTTTTtgctttcattttcttcaattCTTTTCCGTGTTATGTTCAAGACTAATTTGAATTTTCCAAGATTATTTCACTATCatttgatacagattgttgtttacGTCTTAATGTATCTCCCTTCATAAATTATACCAGTTGTTATGTCATGCTGGTGAATTTGATTATTGATGTTACGTTGAATGTTGAACATTTTTCCTACATAGTTGCAGCATTCGCATTGAAATTTATAATTGAACCAtagatatcatcaacatatatttgactTGAAAAAC
This genomic interval from Apium graveolens cultivar Ventura chromosome 8, ASM990537v1, whole genome shotgun sequence contains the following:
- the LOC141680335 gene encoding uncharacterized protein LOC141680335, which gives rise to MEALLKSQQSFMPAMTQDRQLLNSNTQALSRLEVQVSQLENIISEREKNHFPSQPEVNPKFHQNQKSHENVNFVISLRSGNQFNNHVGVNTHQEDKLISEPNPILLNPSLPQSSNPENSESNESSPSKEPPSKPHSDASSEKVFRPKAPFPQRLISKKLFAQLDKILEVFKQVKINIPLLDAIQQIPSYAKCLKDLCTHKRTTYVSKKAFLTSHVSSILSNQIPVKYKDPGCPTISSVIGNTFIDKALLDLGANVNLLPLSVYQALGLGELKNTNITLQLADRSIKNLKGIVEDVLIKIGNFVFPVDFVVLETEPVKNLKNQIPIILGRPFFATSNALINCRNSSMKLIFRNMSIDLNIFNVVNQPNELF